One window of the Rhipicephalus sanguineus isolate Rsan-2018 chromosome 2, BIME_Rsan_1.4, whole genome shotgun sequence genome contains the following:
- the LOC119381264 gene encoding uncharacterized protein LOC119381264 has translation MLQMFVLEEGQRGRNTTPEMRAEPGNLLGVATASVLLGYALARQRGNRALRTLLADAGESLTRLLNGLLAWACPIGALSLALRAADEEATWWRGAYLASVGLALHAVLVAVVVGAAASRRDLQRLLAALSWPLCVAAVAGSSWHALPAALCALQQREPTAAALVVVRCGSALCNMLLLTPTMLPDRGFTQGLLLAVANSLFSVGRGDGPLLYLAGLPPLPGAVYVTWHQ, from the exons ATGCTGCAGATGTTTGTGTTAGAGGAAGGGCAGCGGGGCCGCAACACGACGCCGGAGATGCGCGCTGAGCCTGGTAACTTGCTAGGCGTAGCAACGGCGTCGGTGCTGTTGGGATACGCGCTGGCGCGCCAGCGAGGGAACCGGGCCTTGCGTACACTGCTGGCCGACGCGGGGGAGTCGCTGACGCGACTGCTCAACGGCCTGCTCGCATG GGCGTGCCCCATCGGAGCTCTGTCGCTGGCGCTACGGGCCGCCGACGAAGAGGCGACGTGGTGGCGCGGCGCCTACTTGGCCTCCGTGGGTCTGGCGCTGCATGCTGTCCTAGTGGCCGTCGTGGTGGGCGCCGCTGCATCACGCCGTGACCTGCAACGGTTGCTGGCTGCGCTGTCGTGGCCGCTATGCGTAGCAGCCGTGGCCGGGTCGAGCTGGCACGCGCTGCCCGCCGCACTGTGCGCGCTACAGCAGCGTGAGCCCACCGCAGCCGCCCTGGTGGTGGTCCGCTGCGGCAGCGCGTTGTGCAACATGCTGCTACTGACGCCCACCATGCTCCCAGACAGGGGATTCACGCAAGGCCTGCTGCTAGCGGTGGCCAACTCCTTATTCAGCGTTGGCCGGGGAGACGGGCCGCTCCTGTACCTAGCCGGCCTGCCCCCGCTGCCTGGCGCCGTGTACGTAACATGGCATCAATGA